A genomic window from Erpetoichthys calabaricus chromosome 17, fErpCal1.3, whole genome shotgun sequence includes:
- the LOC114668035 gene encoding BTB/POZ domain-containing protein 1-like isoform X1 — protein MAAGRGAEPKVHTEGPASNFAYSSSSRNIAAAQAAAAAAVPGAPGSPASVGFHREPMYNWQATKSSVKERFSFLFNNELLSDVRFIVGKGRQAQRIPAHKFVLAAGSAVFDAMFNGGMATTSTEIELPDVEPAAFLSLLRFLYSDEVHIGPETVMTTLYTAKKYAVPALEVHCVEFLTKHLRADNAFMLLTQARLFDEPQLASLCLDTIDKSTADAISAEGFTDIDLDTLCAVLERDSLGIRESRLFAAVVRWAEAECHRQQLPLTAENKQKVLGKALSLIRFPLMTIEEFAAGPAQSGILFDREVVNLFLHFTVNPKPRVDYIDKPRCCLRGKECSINRFQQVESRWGYSGTSDRIRFTVTKKIFIVGFGLYGSIHGPTDYQVNIQIIESDKNQTLGQNDTGFSCDGTANTFRVMFKEPIEILPNISYTACATLKGPDSHYGTKGLKKVIHESAAGTKTCFFFFSSPGNNNGTSVEDGQIPEIIFYT, from the exons ATGGCTGCCGGGCGTGGGGCAGAACCCAAGGTGCACACAGAAGGGCCGGCCTCGAACTTCGCCTATTCTAGTAGCAGCAGGAACATAGCGGCGGCTCAGGCTGCAGCGGCTGCTGCTGTCCCTGGCGCTCCGGGATCCCCGGCTTCTGTGGGCTTTCACCGGGAGCCGATGTACAATTggcaggctacaaaaagctccGTGAAGGAGCGCTTCTCCTTCCTCTTCAACAACGAACTGCTCAGCGACGTGCGCTTTATTGTCGGGAAGGGCCGTCAAGCGCAGAGAATCCCAGCGCACAAGTTCGTGCTGGCAGCCGGCAGCGCCGTTTTCGACGCCATGTTCAACGGGGGTATGGCGACCACCTCGACCGAAATTGAGCTGCCCGACGTGGAGCCCGCCGCCTTCTTGTCTCTATTGAG GTTCCTGTATTCAGATGAAGTTCATATTGGACCAGAAACCGTTATGACGACCCTTTACACGGCTAAAAAATACGCTGTGCCAGCCCTGGAAGTgcactgtgtggagtttctgactAAACATCTGCGGGCTGATAACGCCTTCATGCTGCTTACTCAG GCGAGGTTGTTTGATGAACCTCAACTTGCCAGTCTTTGTTTGGATACAATAGATAAGAGCACGGCAGATGCAATTAGTGCAGAGGGGTTCACGGACATTGACTTAG ACACGCTTTGTGCAGTGCTTGAAAGGGACTCGCTGGGCATTCGGGAGAGTCGGCTCTTTGCGGCTGTTGTGCGTTGGGCTGAAGCAGAATGTCACCGGCAGCAACTTCCACTGAcggcagaaaacaaacaaaaggttTTGGGAAAAGCCCTGTCGCTCATTCGGTTTCCACTTATGACTATTGAGGAATTTGCAGCAG GGCCTGCCCAGTCCGGAATTTTGTTTGATCGGGAGGTGGTAAATCTCTTTTTACACTTTACAGTAAACCCCAAACCAAGGGTTGACTACATAGACAAGCCACGTTGCTGTCTCAGGGGGAAAGAATGCAGCATTAATAGATTCCAGCAAGTAGAGAGTCGCTGGGGCTACAGTGGAACCAGTGACCGAATAAG gttTACTGTCACTAAGAAAATATTCATAGTTGGCTTTGGGCTGTATGGCTCTATCCACGGGCCAACTGATTATCAAGTGAACATACAG ATAATTGAAAGTGATAAAAACCAGACCTTGGGACAAAACGACACAGGATTTAGTTGTGATGGCACTGCCAACACCTTCAGGGTCATGTTTAAAGAGCCCATAGAAATACTTCCAAATATCAGCTACACAGCTTGTGCAACCCTCAAG GGTCCTGATTCACATTATGGAACCAAAGGACTAAAGAAAGTCATCCATGAATCAGCAGCGGGAACCAAGACttgctttttcttctttagttCACCAGGGAATAACAATGGCACTTCAGTTGAGGACGGACAAATCCCAGAAATCATCTTCTACACATAG
- the LOC114668035 gene encoding BTB/POZ domain-containing protein 1-like isoform X2, whose amino-acid sequence MAAGRGAEPKVHTEGPASNFAYSSSSRNIAAAQAAAAAAVPGAPGSPASVGFHREPMYNWQATKSSVKERFSFLFNNELLSDVRFIVGKGRQAQRIPAHKFVLAAGSAVFDAMFNGGMATTSTEIELPDVEPAAFLSLLRFLYSDEVHIGPETVMTTLYTAKKYAVPALEVHCVEFLTKHLRADNAFMLLTQARLFDEPQLASLCLDTIDKSTADAISAEGFTDIDLDTLCAVLERDSLGIRESRLFAAVVRWAEAECHRQQLPLTAENKQKVLGKALSLIRFPLMTIEEFAAVNPKPRVDYIDKPRCCLRGKECSINRFQQVESRWGYSGTSDRIRFTVTKKIFIVGFGLYGSIHGPTDYQVNIQIIESDKNQTLGQNDTGFSCDGTANTFRVMFKEPIEILPNISYTACATLKGPDSHYGTKGLKKVIHESAAGTKTCFFFFSSPGNNNGTSVEDGQIPEIIFYT is encoded by the exons ATGGCTGCCGGGCGTGGGGCAGAACCCAAGGTGCACACAGAAGGGCCGGCCTCGAACTTCGCCTATTCTAGTAGCAGCAGGAACATAGCGGCGGCTCAGGCTGCAGCGGCTGCTGCTGTCCCTGGCGCTCCGGGATCCCCGGCTTCTGTGGGCTTTCACCGGGAGCCGATGTACAATTggcaggctacaaaaagctccGTGAAGGAGCGCTTCTCCTTCCTCTTCAACAACGAACTGCTCAGCGACGTGCGCTTTATTGTCGGGAAGGGCCGTCAAGCGCAGAGAATCCCAGCGCACAAGTTCGTGCTGGCAGCCGGCAGCGCCGTTTTCGACGCCATGTTCAACGGGGGTATGGCGACCACCTCGACCGAAATTGAGCTGCCCGACGTGGAGCCCGCCGCCTTCTTGTCTCTATTGAG GTTCCTGTATTCAGATGAAGTTCATATTGGACCAGAAACCGTTATGACGACCCTTTACACGGCTAAAAAATACGCTGTGCCAGCCCTGGAAGTgcactgtgtggagtttctgactAAACATCTGCGGGCTGATAACGCCTTCATGCTGCTTACTCAG GCGAGGTTGTTTGATGAACCTCAACTTGCCAGTCTTTGTTTGGATACAATAGATAAGAGCACGGCAGATGCAATTAGTGCAGAGGGGTTCACGGACATTGACTTAG ACACGCTTTGTGCAGTGCTTGAAAGGGACTCGCTGGGCATTCGGGAGAGTCGGCTCTTTGCGGCTGTTGTGCGTTGGGCTGAAGCAGAATGTCACCGGCAGCAACTTCCACTGAcggcagaaaacaaacaaaaggttTTGGGAAAAGCCCTGTCGCTCATTCGGTTTCCACTTATGACTATTGAGGAATTTGCAGCAG TAAACCCCAAACCAAGGGTTGACTACATAGACAAGCCACGTTGCTGTCTCAGGGGGAAAGAATGCAGCATTAATAGATTCCAGCAAGTAGAGAGTCGCTGGGGCTACAGTGGAACCAGTGACCGAATAAG gttTACTGTCACTAAGAAAATATTCATAGTTGGCTTTGGGCTGTATGGCTCTATCCACGGGCCAACTGATTATCAAGTGAACATACAG ATAATTGAAAGTGATAAAAACCAGACCTTGGGACAAAACGACACAGGATTTAGTTGTGATGGCACTGCCAACACCTTCAGGGTCATGTTTAAAGAGCCCATAGAAATACTTCCAAATATCAGCTACACAGCTTGTGCAACCCTCAAG GGTCCTGATTCACATTATGGAACCAAAGGACTAAAGAAAGTCATCCATGAATCAGCAGCGGGAACCAAGACttgctttttcttctttagttCACCAGGGAATAACAATGGCACTTCAGTTGAGGACGGACAAATCCCAGAAATCATCTTCTACACATAG